ATTTGAAATGGCACGCAAACCCGGCAGTCAGGTGCACGATGAAATTGCGTGGAGCGCAGAAGACGGCTATACGCGCGACACCAATCGCCTGGGCGGATTTGAAGGCGGCATGTCAACCGGAATGCCGATCGTTGTTAAAGGGGTCATGAAGCCGATTCCGACGCTGATGAAACCTTTGCAAAGTGTTGATATCGATTCAAAAGAACCTTTTACAGCAAGCATCGAACGGTCTGACAGCTGTGCCGTGCCCGCTGCAAGTGTTGTTGCCGAAGCCATGGTAGCCTGGGAACTGGCCGCCGCGATCACCAGCCAATTTTCGAGTGACCGTTACGACGTGCTTCAGCAAGCTGTGGCTGAGCATCGGGCGCACGAGCGAACGTTTTAACCAGAGGAGGAAGAGCGATGAAATGGAAAGAACAAATGCTTCATTTGCGAGCGTATCAACCGGGAAAGTCGATTGAAGAAGTGAAGCGGGAGTACAACTTAAACAACATCGTCAAACTGGCGTCGAATGAAAATCCATACGGGTATTCTCCCATGGTCGATACGGCGTTAAACAACTTCGGTGACTCTTTCAGATTTTACCCGGATGGGAGCGCACAGACATTGCGTGAAAAAACAGCCGGCTTCCTGGACGTCGATCAGAACCAGTTGATTTTCACTAATGGCACAGATGAACTCGTTCAGATTGTGTCCAGGGCACTGCTGGAACCCGGAAAAAACACCGTCATGCCAACACCGACGTTTCCCCAGTATAAACATAATGCTGTGATTGAAGGCGCTGAAGTGCGAGAAGTGCCTGTCGTGGAGGGGCGTCACGATCTGTCCAAAATGCTTGCGGCCATTGACGATGAGACGGCGATTGTTTGGCTCTGCAGCCCGAACAATCCGACTGGGATATATATGCCGCAAACGGAATTGCGGACGTTTATGGATTCGGTTCCGAGTGATGTGCTCGTGGTGTTGGACGAAGCGTATTACGAATATGTTGATGACCCTGACGATTCGCTGGCATTGATTGACGTGTATCCCAACTTGCTCATCACGAGAACTTTTTCGAAAGGCTATGGGCTGGCCAGTTTCCGTGTCGGATATGGCATTTCTACTGCGGAAAATATCAGCCGATTAGAACCAGCCCGACCGCCGTTTAATACTAATGCGCTGGGTCAGCTTGCGGCAGCCGCTGCTCTTGATGATCCTGACTTTGTGGCCGAAAGCCGACAGGCAAACGCAGAAGAAAAGGAAAAGTATTATCAGTTTTGCCAGCGTCATGGGCTTTCATATTTTCCAACCCAAGGCAACTTCATATTAATCGATCTTCAATGTGACGGGGACTTTGCAGCCGAGTTTCTGCTCAGAAGAGGGTTGATCGTGCGTTCGGGGGCCGTATTGGGTTTCCCAACGTGTGCCCGGATTACCATTGGGACGAAAGATCAAAACGAACAGGTCAGGCATGCCATTGACGAATTGAAACAGCATGTGGCGGCACAGCCCCAAGGTGACTTGGCATGAAAGGTAACGTATTAATTGCAGGCCTCGGCTTAATCGGCGGGTCGCTGGCCCTCGCCATTAAAAGTGCCCATCCCGATGCTAAAATATATGGATACGACGTGAATCAGAGTGAAATGGACAAAGCCTCGGCACGCCGCATCATTGATCACCAGGCCGCGTCCTTTCGCTACGGAGCGGAGAGAGCTGATTTAATTATCCTGGCAACGCCCGTGCTCAACATGGAGCCGCTTATCAGGCAATTACCTAGTCTGAATCTCAGAAAAAATGCGATCATCACAGATACGGGCAGCACCAAAGGCGGGGTCATGAAATTTGCGGAGATGATAAGGGAAAGCGGGCTGACGTTCATCGGCGGACACCCGATGGCAGGGTCACATAAAACAGGAGTGGAAAGCGCCAAAGCTCATCTATTTGAAAATGCCTATTACGTGCTGACACCGTGCGACGATACGCCGACAGACAAAATAGCGGATTTGAAACACTGGCTCAGCGGCACACGCTCACACTTTCTTGTGCTGGATACCGAGGAGCATGACGCCATTACAGGCGTCATCAGCCATTTTCCCCATGTGATTGCGGCTGGTTTGGTCAACCTCACCCAAAAACACGCCACGGAAAATCCACTGATCAGCATGCTGGCAGCAGGCGGATTTCGGGATATCACCCGAATTGCCTCCAGCAGCCCCGTTATGTGGAAAGATATCGTCAAACAAAATCGCGGTAATCTGCTGGAGCTATTGGACAATTGGATGGCTGAAATGCGCCACATCCAGATGGTTCTGACGGAAGACGATGAAGCCGAGATCCTTCAATTTTTTGAAGCGGCCAAGACCTATCGCGATTCACTTCCGGTCCATTCCAAAGGCGCACTCCAGCCTTACTATGATCTGGATGTCGATGTAATTGATGTGCCAGGCGCCATTGCGCGGATTACAGCTCTCCTGGCTGAAGAAGGGATCAGCGTGACCAACCTTCATATTATGGAAGCACGGGAAGGCTTGCTCGGTGTCCTGCGCGTAAGTTTTCAAAATGAGTCAGATCGTGAGCGGGCCCGAGTATTACTCGAACAAAGCGCCTATCAGACGTATGCATCAGCTTGAGGAGGAGATTCCGTGTCGTCACACATTGTAGCAAAAAATAAACAAGGGCTTACCGGCACGATGCACGTGCCGAGTGATAAATCCATTTCACATCGGGCGGTGATGCTCGGCTCATTGGCAAAAGGTAAAACCATTGTGAACGGCTTTTTGAACGCAGAAGATTGTTTGCAGACAATCAGCTGTTTCAGGCAAATGGGGGTGGCGATCACCCAGGAAGACGCTTATGTTGAAATTGAGGGGAATGGGCTGGCGGGCTTGCAGGAACCGCGGGAGGTCCTTGAATTGGGAAACTCCGGCACGACGATTCGGTTACTGGCGGGCATTCTGGCAGGCCGACCGTTCCATTCCGTCTTGCAGGGCGATGCCTCACTTGCGACACGGCCCATGGGCAGAATCGCCAAGCCGCTCCGTCTTATGGGCGCTGCGATTGATGGCCGGGGTAATGGCATG
This sequence is a window from Lentibacillus sp. JNUCC-1. Protein-coding genes within it:
- a CDS encoding prephenate dehydrogenase, encoding MKGNVLIAGLGLIGGSLALAIKSAHPDAKIYGYDVNQSEMDKASARRIIDHQAASFRYGAERADLIILATPVLNMEPLIRQLPSLNLRKNAIITDTGSTKGGVMKFAEMIRESGLTFIGGHPMAGSHKTGVESAKAHLFENAYYVLTPCDDTPTDKIADLKHWLSGTRSHFLVLDTEEHDAITGVISHFPHVIAAGLVNLTQKHATENPLISMLAAGGFRDITRIASSSPVMWKDIVKQNRGNLLELLDNWMAEMRHIQMVLTEDDEAEILQFFEAAKTYRDSLPVHSKGALQPYYDLDVDVIDVPGAIARITALLAEEGISVTNLHIMEAREGLLGVLRVSFQNESDRERARVLLEQSAYQTYASA
- the hisC gene encoding histidinol-phosphate transaminase, whose product is MKWKEQMLHLRAYQPGKSIEEVKREYNLNNIVKLASNENPYGYSPMVDTALNNFGDSFRFYPDGSAQTLREKTAGFLDVDQNQLIFTNGTDELVQIVSRALLEPGKNTVMPTPTFPQYKHNAVIEGAEVREVPVVEGRHDLSKMLAAIDDETAIVWLCSPNNPTGIYMPQTELRTFMDSVPSDVLVVLDEAYYEYVDDPDDSLALIDVYPNLLITRTFSKGYGLASFRVGYGISTAENISRLEPARPPFNTNALGQLAAAAALDDPDFVAESRQANAEEKEKYYQFCQRHGLSYFPTQGNFILIDLQCDGDFAAEFLLRRGLIVRSGAVLGFPTCARITIGTKDQNEQVRHAIDELKQHVAAQPQGDLA